In Chloroflexota bacterium, a single window of DNA contains:
- a CDS encoding MFS transporter yields the protein MEQSIKARSVNPLSWGVVLVYWVVFVSFFDNHSLLPLLSPYAKSLGASIEMIGVIVGAYSAVNLLGNLGTGYWIDRIGRKTPMVVGLFIVAAILGLYPLARDPNQLLALRVAHGFGAALVSPASLALIDDRARPGQRGKAMAFYGASIGLTTLLAPPLSGMLRDRLGYASVFVMLAALIFVSALLTLFFVSEARQPRDHARFQWRVLMNRRLSVSYTSAFALLFALGLLIVFLPLMASGVGLSSAQTGMLFASFAVAAILMMALPVGRISDRVGRQAPIILGLALIVVALALMPVFGDATALYAWMFLYGIGFGVLFPAMTALIGDELPADARGMGAGMFTAVFSLGATAGTLATGLLVGIQQLVGLHPFQTAAALILFAMAWAWLALTPRRE from the coding sequence GTGGAACAATCAATCAAAGCGCGGAGCGTAAATCCGCTTAGTTGGGGTGTCGTGCTCGTTTACTGGGTCGTGTTTGTGTCATTTTTCGATAACCATTCGTTATTGCCGTTGCTTTCGCCGTACGCGAAATCGCTCGGCGCGTCCATCGAAATGATCGGCGTCATCGTCGGCGCGTACTCGGCGGTCAACCTGCTTGGCAATCTCGGCACCGGGTACTGGATTGACCGTATCGGGCGCAAGACGCCGATGGTCGTCGGCTTGTTCATCGTCGCGGCGATCCTGGGTTTGTATCCGCTCGCGCGCGACCCGAATCAATTGCTCGCATTGCGCGTGGCGCACGGTTTCGGCGCGGCGCTCGTGTCGCCCGCGTCGCTCGCGTTGATTGACGACCGCGCGCGTCCCGGTCAACGCGGCAAAGCGATGGCATTCTACGGCGCGTCTATCGGCTTGACGACCTTGCTCGCGCCGCCGCTCTCTGGGATGCTACGCGACCGGCTGGGTTACGCGTCGGTGTTCGTGATGCTCGCCGCGCTGATTTTTGTTAGCGCGCTGTTGACCTTGTTCTTCGTTTCGGAAGCGCGGCAACCGCGCGACCACGCGCGTTTTCAGTGGCGCGTGTTGATGAATCGGCGCTTGTCGGTGTCGTACACGTCCGCGTTCGCGCTCTTGTTCGCGCTCGGTTTGCTCATCGTCTTTTTGCCGTTGATGGCAAGCGGGGTCGGTCTCTCGTCGGCGCAGACCGGCATGTTATTCGCGAGTTTCGCCGTCGCCGCGATTTTGATGATGGCTCTGCCGGTCGGACGCATCTCGGATCGCGTCGGCAGGCAAGCGCCGATCATCCTGGGTCTCGCGCTGATCGTGGTCGCGCTCGCGCTGATGCCGGTGTTTGGCGACGCGACCGCGCTGTACGCGTGGATGTTTCTGTACGGCATCGGGTTCGGCGTGCTCTTTCCGGCGATGACCGCGCTGATCGGCGACGAGTTGCCGGCGGACGCGCGCGGGATGGGCGCGGGCATGTTCACCGCGGTCTTTTCGCTCGGCGCGACGGCGGGCACGCTCGCGACCGGGTTACTCGTGGGCATTCAACAACTCGTTGGACTGCATCCGTTTCAAACCGCCGCCGCGCTGATTCTGTTTGCGATGGCGTGGGCGTGGCTCGCGCTGACACCGCGTCGAGAATGA
- a CDS encoding transcriptional regulator, whose protein sequence is MPRQEILTTKLIPPRLPRYALLRPRVDAQLRASLDHRVTLMQASTGYGKSTALAQIAEWNVPLFWYTVSEGDADPYLFLAHLIAAFRLGMPALSDAPLALLQDAGDTRVALDALLNALASAIEAPALLIVDDYHLAASPDVDSLMDHLLAFLPRDLHVIVATRYADRPQWEHLASWRARGQVLDLKRDALAFTRDEIAALFRDQYACELTDSQVAALEEKTEGWSIALQLVWQEMRAHPQTDVAALLARGAESLDTLFAYLARDVLAQQPADAQTFLLHTAVLRELDAAACAAVCPSTDARAMLAQLHARDLFIVALGDSHFRYHNLFHDFLRAQAQRDQPDAVLARHRTAAEFYRHAENHDEAMYHLLRARAFDDAARVIERIGETLLRAGRLETLSAWMEPIPPDVVAAHPTLMFHLGDLARLRSRFDEALAWYAQAEHAWRNANDSRGITRALRGRALVYLDTVRPAQAEDSLEEALRLSDGMDDRIARARLLELLAENKLNMGKAQDAEQLRAQARALYEEGPSEDALSVRVKLRTGRHDEAREILQDWARAERGQMHAPRAARETLLLLALIDSLQGRADEAFAAAQEGIALGARLHSPFVTAVGKMRLGHAYQLRGDLARAVASYEDAIALGDQLAVRRVRAEAMWGMSRARGFAGDLDAAQKSAVEGVKIARDAGDAWVIALVQIALGASLVTARRDREGIEALNDALAGFRSCGDTFGRAAARLWLALAYWHLRQPERMLAHLDDALALAQEHRYDYLLTTPTLIGWQAPRVGVPLLLHARRRGKHVAYITRLLGALGLGDALAHPGYQLRVFMLGAFRVWRGDVEISAREWQRKKARQLLQVFLTRRGQWLERETIFETLWRGESPASAARDFKVALNALNKALEPEREADDAPAFIAREGSAYQLRAGADVWLDTDEFTALIARAEQSADDDALDLYRRALALYADDLLATDARYEDWAIAERERLLALYLRAADRLAAECLARGMDDECVAWCERVLARDRCWEHAYRLMMRAYAQRGDRAQARRVFEQCVRALRDELDVEPSSATIAVMKEESTNNKRTNE, encoded by the coding sequence ATGCCCCGCCAAGAAATACTCACGACCAAACTGATTCCACCGCGCTTGCCGCGTTATGCCTTGCTTCGCCCGCGCGTCGACGCACAGTTGCGCGCGTCGCTCGATCATCGCGTCACGTTGATGCAGGCGAGCACCGGCTATGGCAAGTCCACCGCGCTCGCGCAGATTGCCGAGTGGAACGTGCCGCTCTTTTGGTACACCGTGAGCGAAGGCGACGCCGATCCGTACCTTTTTCTCGCGCACCTCATCGCCGCGTTTCGCCTTGGCATGCCCGCGCTATCGGACGCGCCGCTCGCGTTATTGCAGGACGCCGGCGACACGCGCGTCGCGCTCGACGCGCTCCTCAACGCGCTAGCGTCCGCGATTGAAGCACCCGCGCTCCTCATCGTGGACGATTATCACCTTGCCGCGTCGCCGGACGTGGATTCGTTGATGGACCACTTGCTCGCGTTCCTGCCGCGCGACTTGCACGTCATCGTCGCGACGCGCTACGCCGACCGACCCCAGTGGGAGCATCTCGCGTCGTGGCGCGCGCGCGGGCAAGTCCTCGATCTGAAACGCGACGCGCTCGCGTTCACGCGCGACGAAATCGCCGCGCTCTTTCGCGACCAGTACGCGTGCGAATTGACCGATTCCCAGGTCGCCGCGCTCGAAGAAAAAACCGAGGGCTGGTCTATCGCGTTGCAACTCGTGTGGCAAGAAATGCGCGCGCATCCGCAAACTGACGTCGCCGCGCTCCTCGCGCGCGGCGCGGAATCGCTCGACACATTGTTCGCGTATCTCGCGCGCGATGTGCTCGCGCAACAACCCGCCGACGCGCAAACATTTCTGTTACACACCGCGGTCTTGCGCGAGTTGGACGCGGCGGCGTGCGCCGCAGTTTGCCCATCCACCGACGCGCGCGCGATGCTCGCGCAACTGCACGCGCGCGATCTGTTCATCGTCGCGCTAGGCGATTCGCATTTTCGTTACCACAATCTTTTCCACGATTTTTTGCGCGCGCAGGCGCAACGCGATCAACCCGACGCAGTCTTGGCGCGGCATCGCACCGCCGCCGAGTTTTATCGCCACGCGGAAAATCACGATGAAGCGATGTACCATCTTTTACGCGCACGCGCGTTCGATGACGCCGCGCGCGTCATCGAACGAATCGGTGAAACGTTGTTGCGCGCAGGACGGCTCGAAACGTTGTCCGCGTGGATGGAGCCGATCCCCCCCGATGTCGTCGCCGCGCATCCCACGCTGATGTTTCATCTCGGCGACCTGGCGCGTTTGCGTTCGCGCTTCGACGAGGCACTCGCGTGGTACGCGCAAGCCGAACACGCGTGGCGCAACGCGAATGATTCGCGCGGCATCACGCGCGCGTTGCGCGGGCGCGCGCTCGTGTATCTCGACACGGTGCGCCCCGCGCAAGCCGAAGATTCGCTCGAAGAAGCATTGCGTCTCAGCGACGGCATGGACGACCGCATCGCGCGCGCGCGTTTGCTCGAACTGCTCGCCGAAAATAAATTGAACATGGGCAAGGCGCAAGACGCCGAACAATTGCGCGCCCAGGCGCGCGCGTTGTACGAGGAAGGTCCGAGCGAGGATGCGTTGAGCGTGCGCGTCAAACTGCGCACGGGACGGCACGACGAGGCGCGCGAGATTTTGCAGGACTGGGCGCGCGCGGAACGCGGGCAGATGCACGCGCCGCGCGCCGCGCGCGAGACCTTGCTCCTGCTCGCGCTGATTGATTCGCTCCAGGGTCGCGCGGACGAAGCGTTCGCCGCGGCGCAAGAAGGCATCGCGCTCGGCGCGCGGTTGCATTCGCCATTCGTCACGGCGGTGGGCAAAATGCGTCTGGGTCACGCGTACCAACTGCGCGGCGACCTTGCGCGCGCGGTGGCGAGCTACGAAGACGCGATCGCGCTCGGCGATCAATTGGCGGTGCGCCGCGTGCGCGCGGAGGCGATGTGGGGCATGAGCCGCGCGCGGGGGTTTGCCGGTGACCTGGACGCCGCGCAAAAGAGCGCGGTCGAAGGCGTCAAGATCGCGCGCGATGCCGGCGACGCGTGGGTCATCGCGCTCGTGCAAATCGCGCTCGGCGCGAGTCTTGTCACCGCGCGACGCGATCGCGAAGGCATCGAAGCGTTGAACGACGCGCTCGCGGGATTTCGTTCGTGCGGCGATACGTTCGGTCGCGCGGCGGCGCGGCTGTGGCTCGCGCTCGCGTACTGGCATTTGCGTCAGCCCGAACGGATGCTCGCGCACCTGGATGACGCCCTCGCGCTCGCGCAAGAACATCGCTACGATTATTTGCTGACGACGCCGACGCTCATCGGTTGGCAAGCGCCGCGCGTGGGCGTGCCGTTGTTGTTGCACGCGCGGCGGCGCGGCAAGCATGTCGCGTACATCACGCGCTTGCTCGGCGCGCTGGGGCTGGGCGATGCGCTCGCGCACCCAGGTTATCAACTGCGCGTGTTTATGCTCGGCGCGTTTCGCGTGTGGCGCGGCGACGTGGAAATTTCCGCGCGCGAGTGGCAACGCAAAAAAGCGCGCCAGTTGTTGCAAGTGTTCCTCACGCGACGCGGACAGTGGCTCGAACGCGAAACGATTTTCGAAACACTGTGGCGCGGCGAGTCGCCCGCGTCCGCCGCGCGCGATTTCAAAGTCGCGTTGAACGCGCTGAACAAGGCGCTCGAACCGGAACGCGAGGCGGATGACGCACCGGCGTTCATCGCGCGCGAGGGATCGGCGTACCAGTTGCGCGCGGGCGCAGACGTGTGGCTCGATACAGACGAATTCACCGCGCTAATCGCGCGCGCGGAACAATCCGCGGACGACGACGCGCTTGATTTGTACCGCCGCGCGCTCGCGCTCTACGCCGACGATTTACTCGCGACGGACGCGCGGTACGAGGACTGGGCAATCGCCGAACGCGAACGGTTGCTCGCGTTGTACTTGCGCGCGGCGGATCGGCTCGCAGCGGAATGTCTGGCGCGCGGGATGGACGATGAATGCGTGGCGTGGTGCGAGCGCGTGCTCGCGCGCGACCGGTGCTGGGAACACGCGTATCGGTTGATGATGCGCGCATACGCCCAGCGCGGTGATCGCGCGCAGGCGCGTCGCGTGTTCGAGCAATGCGTCCGCGCGCTGCGCGACGAGTTGGATGTCGAACCATCGTCCGCGACGATCGCGGTGATGAAAGAGGAGTCAACGAATAATAAACGGACAAACGAATAA